One segment of Pseudomonas sp. FP2196 DNA contains the following:
- a CDS encoding OmpA family protein encodes MTVFSRSVLPVLLLGSLLTGCATHSDGTAPLNQRTWPICSLIGGLVGGGLGAIESAGWAGGGAALGILTGGLICYAQDGDKDDDGVFDRRDRCPDTPANTPVDHRGCPLPQYPVVEKPVEPAPQTEVITLSDAGNVLFDFDKSDLTPSARAQLDTLMDKLRNADVVSIKVIGHTDSKGSDAYNQALSERRASSVAAYLLSQGLAPNKLTSEGRGESEPVADNATDEGRAQNRRVELHINR; translated from the coding sequence ATGACTGTTTTCTCAAGGTCCGTCTTGCCGGTGCTGCTGCTTGGCAGCTTGCTCACCGGTTGCGCCACTCACAGCGATGGCACTGCACCCCTCAATCAACGTACGTGGCCGATCTGCAGCCTTATCGGCGGGCTGGTCGGTGGCGGCCTCGGCGCTATTGAAAGTGCTGGCTGGGCCGGTGGCGGCGCTGCGCTGGGGATCCTTACCGGCGGACTGATCTGTTATGCCCAGGACGGCGATAAAGACGACGACGGCGTGTTCGATCGCCGCGACCGTTGCCCCGATACACCTGCCAATACCCCGGTCGATCACCGTGGTTGCCCGCTGCCGCAATATCCGGTCGTCGAGAAACCGGTCGAACCGGCCCCGCAAACCGAAGTCATCACGTTGAGCGATGCCGGCAATGTGCTCTTCGATTTCGACAAGTCCGACCTGACGCCGTCGGCGAGAGCCCAGCTCGATACGCTGATGGACAAACTGCGTAATGCCGATGTGGTCAGCATCAAGGTCATCGGCCATACCGACAGCAAAGGATCGGATGCTTATAACCAGGCATTGTCGGAACGGCGCGCCAGCAGTGTCGCGGCTTATTTGCTGAGTCAGGGGCTGGCACCGAACAAACTGACCAGTGAAGGACGAGGCGAGAGTGAGCCGGTGGCCGATAACGCAACCGACGAGGGGCGTGCGCAAAACCGTCGGGTGGAGCTGCACATCAATCGTTAG
- a CDS encoding DUF1145 domain-containing protein: MKVFWGLGRLLTLLFCCVVLANQLVPFVHPLHLLVNLAGALLLLIHVFEVLLCNRSLKGRPHPWRDRGRILLFGVFHLQTIPAPAAPEASSHA; encoded by the coding sequence ATGAAAGTGTTCTGGGGGCTGGGGCGGTTATTGACCCTGCTGTTCTGCTGCGTGGTACTGGCCAATCAGCTGGTGCCGTTCGTACATCCGCTGCATCTGCTGGTCAATCTGGCCGGCGCTCTGCTGTTGCTGATCCATGTGTTCGAAGTGCTGCTGTGCAATCGCAGCCTCAAGGGGCGCCCGCACCCTTGGCGTGATCGTGGCCGCATCCTGCTGTTCGGCGTATTCCATCTGCAAACCATCCCGGCCCCGGCCGCTCCGGAGGCTTCTTCCCATGCGTAA
- a CDS encoding collagen-like protein has protein sequence MRKLCLLAVFISPLACAQVVSVETNSLMRLPNTAGTLQLERLEVADYGTLLVPANVTELSVGELRLGHEARIAIVPGEQALEMKVIRADFSEGSQITARGAPGTYEKAARAGRNLNLQFKALNAPQLLVDARGGTGAPGFVGLDGGNGEDPGCTYGSAGHGADGGDGSDGQPGAPGALVRLEVPREFPTELIKVNVAGGAGGPAGVGGKAGKGGKSKGCLVYRADGGKNGKAGADGQPGPVGAAGAVTVQRL, from the coding sequence ATGCGTAAATTGTGTCTGCTCGCTGTTTTTATCAGCCCTTTGGCCTGCGCCCAAGTGGTGAGTGTCGAAACCAATTCCCTGATGCGTCTGCCCAACACCGCTGGCACCTTGCAGCTCGAGCGACTGGAAGTGGCCGATTACGGCACCTTGCTGGTTCCGGCCAACGTGACCGAACTGAGTGTCGGCGAATTGCGCCTCGGTCATGAAGCACGCATCGCCATCGTTCCGGGTGAACAGGCTTTGGAGATGAAGGTCATTCGTGCAGATTTTAGCGAAGGCAGTCAGATCACCGCGCGCGGTGCGCCGGGCACCTACGAAAAAGCCGCCCGTGCCGGGCGCAATCTGAATCTGCAATTCAAGGCACTGAACGCGCCGCAACTGTTAGTGGATGCCCGTGGTGGCACCGGTGCGCCGGGTTTTGTCGGTCTTGATGGTGGTAACGGTGAAGATCCGGGCTGCACTTATGGCTCGGCCGGGCACGGTGCGGATGGCGGTGACGGCAGTGACGGTCAACCGGGCGCTCCGGGTGCGTTGGTGCGGCTGGAAGTGCCGCGCGAGTTCCCGACTGAGCTGATCAAGGTCAACGTTGCTGGCGGTGCGGGTGGCCCGGCGGGTGTAGGCGGCAAGGCAGGCAAGGGCGGCAAGTCCAAAGGCTGCCTGGTGTATCGCGCCGATGGCGGCAAGAACGGCAAGGCCGGGGCGGATGGACAGCCTGGGCCGGTTGGGGCGGCGGGTGCGGTTACCGTGCAACGTCTCTAA
- a CDS encoding DUF2269 family protein produces MTPFSLVYPLHVLAALVWVGGMFFAWMVLRPAAMKALDGPARLTLWVEVFQGFFRWVWVAVILLPISGVGMLHLQQVGFETAPKYVQVMIGLYVVMTALFIRIQGLMLPELRKAVEAKDWPAGAAVLGRIRRVVGINLIVGLVLVAIAAARPMF; encoded by the coding sequence ATGACACCTTTTAGCCTCGTTTATCCGCTGCATGTGCTGGCCGCTCTGGTCTGGGTCGGCGGCATGTTTTTCGCCTGGATGGTCTTGCGCCCCGCGGCTATGAAGGCTCTGGACGGGCCCGCGCGACTGACCTTGTGGGTGGAAGTGTTTCAAGGTTTTTTCCGCTGGGTCTGGGTCGCAGTGATTCTTTTGCCGATCAGTGGTGTGGGTATGTTGCATTTGCAGCAGGTCGGGTTTGAGACCGCGCCGAAATATGTTCAGGTGATGATCGGGCTGTATGTGGTGATGACGGCGCTGTTTATCCGGATTCAGGGCTTGATGCTGCCGGAGCTGCGTAAGGCGGTTGAAGCCAAGGACTGGCCGGCGGGTGCGGCGGTGCTGGGACGGATCCGGCGGGTGGTGGGGATTAATCTGATTGTCGGGTTGGTGCTGGTGGCGATTGCGGCGGCGCGGCCGATGTTCTGA
- the dinG gene encoding ATP-dependent DNA helicase DinG: protein MISTELKTTIQGAYSRFLEAKSLKPRYGQRLMIAEIAKVLGDIDTDDEGRRSGDPAIVAVEAGTGTGKTVAYSLAAIPTAKLAGKRLVIATATVALQEQIVYKDLPDLMRNSGLNFSFALAKGRGRYMCLSKLDMLLQEGHAQTATAQLFEEEGFKIEVDEASQKLFTSMIEKLAGNKWDGDRDSWPNALEDADWARLTTDHSQCTNRHCPNFGQCAFYKAREGMGKVDVIVTNHDMVLADLALGGGAVLPDPRDTIYVFDEGHHLPDKAIGHFAHYTRLRSTADWLETTAKNLTKLLAQHPLPGDLGKLIEQVPELAREIKTQQQFMFSACEQIADFKPGEDVEGRERPRHRFVAGVIPEHMREMGIELKKGFSRLNDLFTRLTDLLKEGMDGEVNIGIASNQAEEWYPLFGSLLSRASGNWELWTAFTAEDPEDSPPMARWLTLAESGSLFDIEVNASPILAAETLRRSLWNVAYGCLVTSATLTALGTFDRFRMRAGLPKKAVTAVVPSPFHHADAGVLRVPDLKADPRDAAAHTAAIIRELPDLVEGSRGTLVLFSSRKQMQDVFDGLDRDWRKQVFIQGNLSKQETLNKHKARVDGGDSSVLFGLASFAEGVDLPGAYCEHVVIAKIPFSVPDDPVEAALSEWIEARGGNPFMEISVPDASLKLVQACGRLLRTEEDRGTITLLDRRLVTQRYGKAILNALPPFRREIS, encoded by the coding sequence ATGATCAGCACTGAACTCAAAACCACGATCCAGGGCGCCTACTCGCGTTTTCTAGAGGCCAAGAGCCTCAAGCCGCGTTACGGCCAGCGTCTGATGATCGCTGAAATCGCCAAAGTCCTCGGGGATATCGACACCGACGACGAAGGCCGGCGCAGTGGCGACCCCGCAATTGTTGCGGTGGAAGCCGGCACCGGTACCGGCAAGACCGTGGCGTACAGCCTGGCGGCAATTCCTACGGCGAAACTGGCCGGCAAGCGTCTGGTCATCGCCACCGCGACCGTGGCCCTGCAAGAGCAGATCGTCTACAAGGATTTGCCCGACCTGATGCGCAACAGCGGGCTGAACTTCAGCTTTGCCCTGGCCAAGGGCCGTGGCCGCTACATGTGCCTGTCCAAGCTCGACATGCTGTTGCAGGAAGGCCATGCGCAGACCGCAACTGCCCAGCTGTTCGAAGAAGAAGGCTTCAAGATCGAGGTTGATGAAGCCAGTCAGAAGCTCTTCACCAGCATGATCGAGAAACTTGCCGGCAATAAATGGGACGGCGACCGCGACAGTTGGCCCAATGCTCTGGAAGACGCCGACTGGGCGCGCCTGACCACGGATCACAGCCAATGCACCAACCGCCATTGCCCGAACTTCGGTCAGTGCGCCTTCTACAAGGCCCGCGAAGGCATGGGCAAGGTCGACGTGATTGTCACCAACCACGACATGGTCCTGGCTGACCTCGCATTGGGCGGCGGTGCCGTGCTGCCGGATCCGCGCGACACCATTTACGTGTTCGACGAAGGCCATCACCTGCCGGACAAGGCGATCGGTCACTTCGCCCATTACACGCGCCTGCGGTCCACTGCCGACTGGCTGGAAACCACCGCCAAGAACCTCACCAAACTGCTGGCCCAGCATCCGCTGCCGGGCGATCTCGGCAAATTGATCGAGCAGGTGCCGGAGCTGGCGCGGGAGATCAAGACTCAGCAGCAGTTCATGTTCAGCGCCTGCGAGCAGATCGCCGATTTCAAACCCGGTGAAGACGTCGAAGGTCGCGAACGGCCACGCCATCGCTTTGTTGCCGGGGTGATTCCCGAACACATGCGCGAAATGGGCATCGAGCTGAAAAAAGGCTTCTCCCGTCTCAACGATTTGTTCACCCGTCTGACCGACCTGCTCAAGGAAGGCATGGATGGCGAGGTCAACATCGGCATCGCCAGTAACCAGGCCGAAGAGTGGTATCCGCTGTTTGGCAGCCTGTTGTCCCGGGCGTCGGGCAACTGGGAACTGTGGACGGCGTTCACCGCCGAAGACCCGGAAGACAGCCCGCCTATGGCCCGCTGGCTGACTCTGGCCGAGAGCGGGTCGCTGTTCGACATCGAGGTCAACGCCAGTCCGATCCTGGCGGCCGAAACCTTACGGCGCAGCCTGTGGAACGTGGCGTACGGTTGTCTGGTGACTTCGGCAACGCTGACCGCGCTCGGCACTTTCGACCGCTTCCGCATGCGGGCCGGCCTGCCGAAAAAAGCTGTCACCGCCGTGGTGCCGAGCCCGTTCCACCATGCCGACGCTGGCGTGTTGCGGGTGCCGGATCTGAAGGCCGATCCGCGCGACGCCGCCGCCCACACCGCCGCGATTATTCGCGAGTTGCCGGATCTGGTGGAAGGCTCGCGGGGTACGCTGGTGTTGTTCTCTTCGCGCAAGCAGATGCAGGACGTATTCGACGGCCTCGACCGCGACTGGCGCAAGCAAGTGTTCATTCAAGGCAACCTGTCGAAACAGGAAACCCTGAACAAGCACAAGGCGCGTGTCGATGGCGGCGATTCCAGCGTGCTCTTCGGTCTGGCCAGTTTCGCCGAAGGCGTTGACTTGCCGGGCGCGTATTGCGAACACGTGGTGATCGCCAAGATCCCGTTCTCGGTGCCCGATGATCCGGTCGAGGCTGCGCTGTCTGAGTGGATCGAGGCGCGGGGCGGCAATCCGTTCATGGAAATCTCCGTGCCCGATGCGTCGCTGAAACTGGTCCAGGCCTGCGGCCGTTTGCTGCGTACCGAAGAAGACCGCGGCACCATCACTTTGCTGGATCGGCGCCTGGTCACCCAGCGCTACGGCAAGGCGATCCTCAATGCGTTGCCACCATTCCGTCG